One window of the Shewanella cyperi genome contains the following:
- a CDS encoding tetratricopeptide repeat protein produces MKPIVISAILLSALSLGACSHNAKVQAVDINSYWHDDIFESVKDIPTPQEVFSLPQEARDQLLRDFTRAHFGTGNSVSAHEWLAGQLNADKGGFKYYDNYTRIASVTYKERQGNCMSLVVLTAAMADLLNVPVEFQEVLVEPVWDQQGEFYLLNGHVNLRLLPPELKNVAYFRPDAIQVDFLPERAMRGYAKNKLNRQTLLAMFYNNLAAEALVQRQQDRAYALVKQSLQQKANFTPALNTLAILYRYRGHEDWAEDAYRLALRYTPEDLTTLYNLALLLGEQERLEEWAEIHKVLELARIRNPYYYYDMAQQAFSDHEYQQALTWYLRAVEKADYRHEFYFGLSKAYWATGNERKARQSLEKALALSRDGDRQRYQSKLNAMEHH; encoded by the coding sequence ATGAAACCCATAGTTATTTCCGCTATTTTGCTGAGTGCCTTGAGTCTTGGGGCTTGTAGTCATAACGCGAAAGTACAGGCTGTTGATATTAATAGTTATTGGCATGACGATATTTTTGAGTCTGTGAAGGACATTCCAACGCCTCAAGAAGTTTTTTCCCTCCCTCAGGAAGCCCGGGATCAGTTATTGCGTGATTTTACGCGGGCACATTTTGGTACGGGGAATAGTGTCAGCGCTCACGAATGGTTGGCGGGGCAACTAAATGCTGATAAGGGGGGCTTTAAGTATTATGACAACTACACCCGCATTGCCTCTGTGACCTACAAGGAACGCCAGGGCAATTGCATGTCACTGGTGGTATTAACTGCCGCCATGGCTGACCTATTGAATGTCCCGGTTGAGTTTCAGGAAGTGTTGGTGGAACCTGTTTGGGATCAGCAGGGGGAGTTTTACCTGCTTAACGGCCACGTCAATCTTAGATTATTGCCCCCTGAATTAAAGAACGTAGCATATTTCAGACCCGACGCTATCCAGGTGGATTTCCTCCCTGAAAGAGCCATGCGCGGCTATGCCAAGAACAAACTCAACCGGCAAACGCTGCTGGCTATGTTCTACAACAATCTGGCGGCGGAAGCTCTGGTGCAGCGGCAGCAGGACAGGGCATATGCTCTGGTCAAACAATCCTTACAGCAAAAGGCGAACTTCACTCCGGCCTTGAATACGCTCGCCATTCTTTATCGCTACCGCGGTCATGAGGATTGGGCTGAGGATGCCTATCGATTGGCCTTGAGGTACACGCCGGAGGATCTGACGACCCTGTATAACTTGGCTTTGTTGCTGGGAGAGCAGGAACGATTGGAGGAATGGGCCGAGATCCACAAGGTGCTGGAGCTCGCCAGGATCCGCAACCCATATTACTACTATGATATGGCCCAGCAGGCTTTTTCCGACCACGAGTATCAGCAGGCTCTCACCTGGTATCTGCGTGCGGTGGAGAAAGCCGATTATCGACACGAATTTTATTTTGGTCTTTCAAAGGCCTATTGGGCCACGGGCAATGAGCGTAAGGCCAGGCAAAGTCTGGAAAAAGCTTTGGCATTGAGCCGCGATGGCGATCGGCAGCGTTACCAATCCAAACTGAATGCCATGGAACATCATTAA
- a CDS encoding lipase family protein: MKISNTLMLLGLFAVSPLSQAVTGLAFVHGTGKQTDALNDYWTSEFVNSVRQGLANSGNYTVINCDFDQYMWDEAASGCLVNQLGQFIDAKNIDSLILLTHSNGGNIVRWVLSNPTWDARYPKIVNATSRVIALAPSSAGTPLADAVSEGNVFETSLGWLLGYDSDAVKQQQVGWMSYYNSTWLHGTSGRPGLGKPFETVVGSDVDSAIWDSDSYCAGYQYQVALETTQNWLDSCSDGFLNCSSQSAAGTVWFTDKQKTAGAEPLSHQQSRRACFKLDSLIRNHI, from the coding sequence ATGAAGATCTCCAACACATTAATGTTGCTGGGTCTGTTTGCTGTCAGCCCCCTGAGTCAAGCCGTCACCGGACTAGCCTTTGTGCACGGTACCGGTAAACAAACCGATGCCCTGAACGACTACTGGACCAGCGAATTTGTCAATTCGGTGCGTCAGGGTCTGGCCAACAGCGGCAACTACACAGTAATCAACTGCGATTTCGATCAATACATGTGGGACGAAGCCGCCTCGGGTTGCCTGGTTAACCAGCTGGGGCAATTTATCGATGCCAAAAACATCGACAGCCTGATCCTGCTGACCCACTCCAATGGCGGCAACATAGTCCGCTGGGTCCTGTCAAATCCTACCTGGGATGCGCGCTACCCCAAGATAGTTAACGCCACCAGCCGGGTGATTGCGCTGGCACCGTCCAGTGCAGGCACACCTCTGGCGGATGCCGTAAGTGAAGGCAATGTCTTTGAAACCTCCCTGGGATGGCTGCTGGGCTACGACAGTGATGCGGTCAAGCAACAGCAAGTGGGCTGGATGAGTTATTACAACAGTACCTGGCTCCATGGCACCAGCGGTCGTCCCGGTCTGGGTAAGCCATTCGAAACCGTGGTGGGCTCAGATGTGGACTCGGCGATTTGGGACAGCGACAGCTATTGTGCCGGCTACCAGTACCAGGTCGCGCTGGAAACCACCCAAAACTGGCTCGACAGTTGCTCCGATGGCTTCCTGAACTGCAGCTCTCAGAGCGCCGCCGGCACAGTGTGGTTTACCGACAAGCAGAAAACTGCCGGTGCCGAGCCTTTGAGTCATCAGCAAAGCCGCCGGGCCTGTTTCAAGCTCGACAGCCTGATCCGCAATCACATCTAG
- a CDS encoding DUF4785 domain-containing protein, translated as MHTMTKLATALALLGLVSACQQERAPQEEQNQTVSKDLQLAPPAQGDLTAEVIAEPNLPGLNASRDKVSFVQPLGQVYVPQHPVLTQQSQSDEYWMNVTGAQLNQGLNLPISQAGAMIRVAARADTSSGALMQAEPVAPQDIELTAPKEKQANRQLIRSLADADALTSAGLDDNSAALQMSALAQPGNYLLRVSKVLVPSANYLVNVKEKNSPYQLTAQAPVMLAQGENQMRLGLSLSGSDSFEVLGATLRDSRGQVTSLSLNHQDDGWQLAMPEMEVSSNAGLSEILVDVTAKVGTTAVRRTVKTVFKPYVASARLTDTVLSLWQDDIPQQLSFNLELKSEGRFTLGAVFTGTNGKGEEIAIFSTQVAAWVTPDNPLLVLPLSPNLIKASGLQAPFHLRELELRDHGQMARLSFQQQALSF; from the coding sequence ATGCATACCATGACAAAACTGGCCACTGCATTGGCCTTGCTTGGCCTGGTGTCTGCCTGTCAGCAGGAACGGGCACCACAAGAAGAACAGAACCAGACCGTCAGCAAGGATCTGCAGCTGGCGCCACCGGCACAGGGTGATTTGACGGCTGAGGTTATCGCCGAGCCCAATCTGCCGGGACTCAATGCGTCCCGGGACAAGGTGAGCTTTGTCCAGCCATTGGGACAAGTCTATGTACCTCAACACCCGGTATTGACGCAGCAAAGTCAGAGCGATGAGTATTGGATGAATGTGACCGGTGCACAACTCAACCAGGGTCTGAACCTGCCCATCAGCCAAGCCGGGGCCATGATCCGTGTCGCCGCCCGTGCCGATACCAGTTCGGGCGCCCTGATGCAGGCAGAACCTGTGGCCCCCCAGGACATTGAACTGACCGCTCCCAAAGAAAAACAGGCCAATCGGCAATTGATACGCTCATTGGCGGATGCGGATGCCCTGACCAGCGCCGGCCTGGATGACAATTCAGCGGCGCTGCAGATGTCGGCACTGGCACAACCGGGCAACTATCTGCTGCGGGTCAGTAAAGTCCTGGTGCCCTCGGCCAATTATCTGGTGAATGTAAAAGAGAAAAACAGTCCCTACCAGCTGACGGCCCAGGCTCCGGTCATGCTGGCACAGGGCGAAAACCAGATGCGCCTCGGCCTGTCATTGAGCGGCAGTGACAGTTTCGAGGTGTTGGGCGCAACGCTGCGGGATAGCCGGGGTCAGGTAACCTCTTTGTCCTTGAACCACCAGGATGACGGCTGGCAATTGGCTATGCCTGAAATGGAGGTCAGCTCGAACGCCGGGTTGAGCGAAATCCTGGTGGATGTTACCGCCAAGGTGGGTACTACCGCGGTAAGACGCACAGTCAAAACAGTGTTCAAGCCCTACGTTGCCAGCGCCAGATTAACCGACACAGTACTGAGCCTGTGGCAGGACGATATCCCTCAGCAACTGAGTTTTAACCTGGAGCTCAAGAGCGAGGGGCGATTCACCTTGGGCGCAGTGTTCACCGGCACCAATGGCAAGGGAGAGGAAATAGCGATATTCAGCACCCAAGTCGCGGCCTGGGTTACCCCGGACAATCCTCTGCTGGTGCTGCCACTGTCACCAAACCTCATCAAGGCCAGCGGCCTTCAGGCACCATTCCATTTACGGGAATTGGAGCTCAGGGATCACGGGCAAATGGCAAGATTGAGTTTCCAGCAACAGGCCCTCAGTTTCTGA